The genomic stretch AGCAAATAGAGTTTCAAACACGTTTTTCATCATCTTCGTATGATAGCTTAAAGATGTGTTTTTTTAGCTTTTTTGAACAATAAAAATGCCTGTTTAAGCGTTTTTAGCCCTAAATAATTATGTTGATGGATATCTAAATTGGAACGATTGCAGCAGTTAAACGCATGGTTGGCCGTAGTCTTGAAAAACGCTCCCTATCAAATTGAGCCTGCCTCCGCAGACGCCAGCTTTAGGCGTTATTTTAGGGTAACGATCAATGAGCTTACTTACATCGCGATGGATGCCCCGCCACCTCAAGAGGATTGCACCCCATTCGTGCATGTGGCAAAAGTGTTTGCGGACGCTGGATTGAATGTGCCCAAAGTCATTGCGCAAGATATTTCGCATGGGTTTTTATTGCTCTCCGATTTAGGCAATACGACTTTTTTAAGCGCGCTTCAAGCGCCAAATGGCCTAGAAGTCGCGGCTGATTTATATCGAGATGCGAGTAATGCTTTGGTGACTATGCAGCTAGCAAGTAAGCCGAATGTTTTTCCAGCGTATGACGAAGCACTGCTGACTCGTGAGATGGAGTTATTTCCAGATTGGTATTTGACTAAGCATTTGAATGTCACGCTGACTGGTGCGCAGCAACAAACTATGAAAAAAACTTTTGATTTGCTGAATGCCAACATCTTGGCGCAATCAAAAGTTTATGTGCATCGTGATTATCATTCACGTAATTTGATGGTGCAAAGTGGCTCTCATGATTTGGGCATTTTGGATTTCCAGGATGCGGTATATGGGCCAATTACTTACGATTTGGTGTCATTGCTCAAAGATGCCTATATAAGCTGGGAAGAAGACCAGGTGTTAGATTGGGTAGTCCGCTATTGGCAGTCTGCAAGGAAAGCGGGTTTGCCTGTGCCAGAAGATGTAGCAGATTTTTACCGTGATTTTGAATGGATGGGCGCGCAGCGCCATATCAAAGTGCTTGGCATCTTTGCAAGACTTTACCATCGCGATGGTAAAGACGGCTATTTGAAAGATATGCCGTTGGTGATGGATTATCTGCGCCGTGTTTGCGACCGCTATATTGAATTAAAACCGATGCTCCGTTTGCTCGATCAGTTAGCTGGCGTTGAGCTAAAAGCCGGTTACACGTTCTAATGAAAGCCATGATTTTAGCGGCCGGGCGAGGGGAGCGAATGCGCCCATTGACTGACCATACCCCCAAGCCGCTTTTGCTGGTGGGAGGCAAGCCGCTGATTGTTTGGCATTTAGAGCGTTTATCAACGCTTGGTTTTAAAGATGTTGTGATTAATCACGCATATCTTGGTGAGCAGATTGAACAAGCCTTAGGAAATGGCAGTGTTTGGGGGCTCAATATTCAATATAGCCCAGAAAGCATTGCCTTAGAAACAGCCGGCGGAATTGCAAATGCCCTGCCTTTGTTGGGAGACACGCCATTTTTGGTAGTCAATGGCGATGTGTTTACTGACATTCATTTTGATCGTTTGAGCCTCTCGTCACCTAACTTGGCGCACTTGGTGATGGTGGATAATCCACCACAGCATCCGCATGGGGATTTTGCAGTCAGCTCTGGCAAAGTGGCTGAAGCGGGTGCACGGAAACTGACATTTTCTGGTGTTGGGGTTTACCATCCAACATTATTTGTTGGTATTCAGCGAGGCCAGCCCGCAAAATTAGCACCTTTGTTAAAGGCTGCCATGTCAAACGGGCTGGTGAGTGGTGAGTATTACCAAGGCGTTTGGCATGACATAGGAACACCTGAACGACTTCATCAGCTCGACGAGCTGATCAATTTTTCATCATTATAATTTGATAGGTAGGAGATTTCTGATGGCATTGCCGCAATTGTCTTGGGACATGAATTTTTTAAAAAACAATCCAGTATTTCAGGATAGACATTACGGCATTCCCGAGGAAGTAAAAGCCATCCACTATCCAATTCGGTTGGTGAGATATTGGTTTATGTATCATTTTTTACGAAATCAATCTAAGCAAGTCGCTGTCATGGATGTTTGCGAGATTGGCGTAGATGTCGGGCAAATGTTGGGATTTGTTAAAGGTGCCGCAGCGAATGGTGGAGAGCAAGTCGAGTTTGCAAGTTGGGACGCAGTGGACGTGATTGTCCAAAAGGAATTGCTAATTAAAGCTGGCTATGGCCAGTTTTATGAAGTGAACCTAGAGAGTCCTGAGTTTAGCTTGAGTGATAAAACCTATGATGCAATGATTTTGTTGCACGTCCTTGAACACCTTTTTGAGCCTGAGGTGCTAGTCAAAAAGCTGATGAAGAATCTAAAGCCGGGCGGCATTATGATCGGTGGATTTCCTTCATTGCCGAAATGTCTTGAGGCCAAGCGAGAAGCAAAAATTCGACCAAGCGCTAAAAAATATGGACATGTCAGCGTGTTTTCTCCAGCGCGCGTAAGAAATATGGCGGCAGAGAGTGGCTTGCAAGTAGAGCTGTTGTCGGGCGCTTTCTTCATGCGTAAAAAAGGCTTTTTCCTAGAAAATTATCAATGGTGGTTCAAGTTTAATTTATGGTTTGGAGGCATGTTTCCTTCTTGGCCGGGTGAAACTTATTGGGTGCTTCGTAAGCCCAAGTAGTTCTATTATAGAAAAGTCTTTAAATAATGAAACATTGTATTCAGGAAGCTGCGCTCAGACGCCAAAGGTTAATTAAGTTGATGGGCGAAGGAGTTGCAGTCATCCCAACTTCCCATGAGCTGATTCGCAATCGTGACAGTCATTATCCCTTCCGTTTTGATAGTTACTTTTATTATCTTTCTGCATTTAAAGAGCCTGAGTCGGTGTTGTTTGTTGTTGCTGGCGCCAACCCAAAAACAATCCTTTTTTGCCGTGACAAAGATATGGAGCGAGAAATTTGGGATGGATTCCGTTACGGCCCCACTGCGGCGGTGACTGAGTTCGGCATTGATGAAGCTTATTCTATTCAACAGCTTGATGAAATGGCGCCTAAACTGCTTGCCAATCAATCTAAGCTTTTTTATAACTTGGGCGCAGATGCCGCTTGGGATGGCCGTGTGACCGCTTGGATGAACGCCCTGCGCTCTCAAGCGCGAACTGGGCTTAGCGCCCCCGATGCGGTAGTAGATGTTCGCAAACACCTTGATGAAATGCGTTTACATAAATCACAGTACGAAATCGACACCATGCGTCAGTCGGCCAATATTGCGGCGGCGGCGCATCAACGCGCTATGCAGTTCACTAAGCCGGGCATGATGGAATATCAAGTTGAGGCAGAGTTCTTGCATGAGTTCTATCGAAGCGGTGCACAAGCCCCCGCTTATACCAGTATTGTGGCTGGTGGGGCTAATGCTTGCACTTTGCATTACAACGCGAACAATGCGAAGTTGAATCATGGAGATTTGCTATTAATTGATGCAGGTTGCGAATTAGATGGATATGCCTCAGACATTACACGTACTTTTCCAGTCAGCGGCCAATTCAGTGCAGCACAAAAAGATTTGTACGAATTGGTATTGGCCTCGCAAGCGGCTGCGATTTCAAAAGTTTCGCCAATGAACCATTGGAACGCTCCTCACGAGGCGGCATTGGATGTGCTCATTCGAGGGTTTATTGATTTTGGTTTGTGTAAAGGCAGCGCTGAAGAGGTGCTGGAAACGGGAAGCTATCGTCAGTTTTATATGCATCGCACAGGGCATTGGCTCGGCTTGGATGTCCATGATGCCGGTGAATATAAAGATAAGCTGGGAAGCTGGAAAATGCTAGCACCAGGAATGACCTTAACCGTTGAGCCAGGATGTTATGTTCGGCCAGCAGACAATGTTCCAGAGCACTTTTGGAATATTGGCATCCGCATTGAGGATGACGTTGTTGTGACCGAAGGTGGTTGCGAAGTGATGACGCACGCCGCGCCGAAAACGGTGGCTGAGATTGAGGATTTGATGCGTCATGACTGAACCAGTTGTCATCGTCGGTGGAGGTCCGGTAGGTGCAACACTCGCATTGACCTTACAGCACAAAGGTATTGCAGTGACGATGTTGGAAGCACGCGCTGAGGGCGCGGCTTACCAAGACCAACGTGCATTAGCGCTTTCTTATGGCAGTCGTACTATTTTGGAAAAGTTAGGCGTATGGGAAAAACTAGAGCGCCAAGCGACTGCGATTAATACGATTCATATTTCACAACGTGGTAGCTTTGGACGTAGTTTACTTAAAGCACAGGATCATGATTTGCCTGCGCTGGGTTATGTGCTTTCTTATGGAGTCCTTGCACGAGCCTTGGATGAGGCGCTCGCAGAGTTTACTGGGGTCACCATTATTGCTGAAGCAGAGGCTACTCACATTGATCCTGGCTTGGAAAAAGCGGCGGTTGCATTTAATCATCAAGGTCAGTCACACCTCTTAAACTCGTCCTTACTTGTCCTTGCTGACGGTGGTCGAAGTTTAGGTGATATCGCTGGTATACAGCGCGAAACTAAAATGTACGGTCATGATGCCTTAGTCACCAAGGTGAAATGTGAGTTGCCTCATCACAATATTGCTTATGAGCGTTTCACGCCCATGGGCCCGGTGGCATTACTGCCGAATGGTGAAGATTTTTCCTTGGTATGGACTGGAAAGCAAGCCGAGGTGGCAAAGGTGATGGCGCTGGAAGATGCCGATTTTTTAAGCCAATTGCATCAACATTTTGGCGACCGTGTTGGTCACTTTTTAAGTGTTGGAAAGCGCCTGACTTTCCCGCTCAAACTTTCCCAGCTCAATCCAGTGACCGCACCGCATCTAGTCGTGATTGGTAATGCAGCTCAAACGATGCACCCTGTTGCAGGACAAGGCTTTAATGTTGGCTTGCGAGATGCCTGTGAGTTAGCACAATTAATTGCTGCAACAGAGCCCATCTCTTGGGGTCAAGATGCCATGATGCGGGCCTATCAACGTAGCCGCAAGACTGACACGCAGCGTGGTTTGATGTTTACTGACTTTTTAGTCAACTTGTTTTCCAATGATCTTGTGGGTGTTTCTGGTTTGCGCGGCATGAGTTTAGGCATGCTTCATTTGTTAAAGCCGGTGAAATCCCGCTTGGTAAGAAAAATGAGCTTTGGAAGTCGCGGTTAAATGCAATCGACAATCAAGCAATACGATGTTGTGATTGTAGGTGCTTCGCTAGTGGGCGCCTCTGCTGCGGTTGCTCTTTCCAAACAAGGCCTCCGTGTTGCATTGGTCGACAAAAAAACACCGATTCCATCTGCAATCAAGGCTGAAGCTTGGGATAGTCGTATTTATGCAATTAGTCCAGGTAATGCAGAGTGGCTAAAAGCGCTTGGTGTTTGGCATCACATGGATGCTAGGAGAGTGACGCCCATCGAGGCGATGCATATTTGGGGAGATACAAACCCTGACCCATTAGCCTTTAACGCAGAAGAGGCTTTTACCAATAACATAGGCTACATCTTGGAAAGCAATGCCCTGCAACAAGCCATTTGGGATGAACTCAAGACCTTGGAAGTTGATGTCTTCATTGGAGAGGGTGCGTCCCTTGATTTGAGCGATCAGGAGGCACATTTAGCGCTGATTGATGGCACGCAACTCAGTGCTAAATTATTGGTTGGCGCCGATGGCGGTAGCTCTTGGGTGCGAGAAAATGCAGGCTTGAGTCAACATAAAACATTTTACGAGCATGTGGGTGTCGTCGCCAATTTTGAAGTGACTTTGCCGCATCAAAATATTGCAAGGCAATGGTTTGTCGAGGATGGCATTTTGGCTTGGTTGCCACTTGCGGGTAATAAAATTTCAATGGTGTTTTCTACTAAGCACTCAGAGAAGTTGATGGCGTTAACTCCAGAGGGATTGGCTGAATTTATTGAACAAACGGGTGGCCATGTGTTGGGAAAAATGCGTGTGATTACCCCGGCGCAGGCATTTCCGTTAATCAAGCAGAAGGCGAGTGCCTTAATTGCTAATCGCTTGGCTTTAGTGGGTGACGCGGCGCATCAAGTGCACCCCATGGCAGGGCAAGGTGTTAATTTGGGCTTTCGTGATGCGATTGAGTTGGCTCAAGTGCTTGCTGACCGTAATCCATTCGCCGATATTGGCGATCAGTTTGTATTGCGCCGTTATGAACGCGCTAGAAAAGCGGATGTGTTGTCGATGCAAAGCCTAACTCATGGTTTGTATGGTGCTTTTGATAGCAAGCAAGCCTTAGTGAGAGTTGCGCGCAATTGGGGTTTAAGCTTGCCCAATAAGCATCCCATACTCAAACGCGCTTTGATGAAGCAGGCATTAATTTAAAACTTTTAAAAACACGACTAGAAAAGTTAATAGGACAAACATGTTAAAAAAATCACTCATTGCAGCAATTCTCTCAATTTACGCTGCAAGCGTTTGGGCGGATGAGGCCTCACTCAAAAAAGCCGTTGAAGCGGCTTACCCAAAAATGTCGGTAGAAAGTGTTGTGAAAACGCCCTATGCAGGGCTTTATGAAGTGTATATGAATGGGCAGATTGTCTATACCGATGAAAAGTTTAGTTTCTTGATCGCCGAAGGCCATTTGGTCGATTCAAAAACTAAAAAGGACGTAACGGGTGACCGCATGGCGGATTTGTCTAAAATTGATTTTTCAGCACTGCCTTTGGATC from Candidatus Methylopumilus turicensis encodes the following:
- a CDS encoding aminoglycoside phosphotransferase family protein; translated protein: MERLQQLNAWLAVVLKNAPYQIEPASADASFRRYFRVTINELTYIAMDAPPPQEDCTPFVHVAKVFADAGLNVPKVIAQDISHGFLLLSDLGNTTFLSALQAPNGLEVAADLYRDASNALVTMQLASKPNVFPAYDEALLTREMELFPDWYLTKHLNVTLTGAQQQTMKKTFDLLNANILAQSKVYVHRDYHSRNLMVQSGSHDLGILDFQDAVYGPITYDLVSLLKDAYISWEEDQVLDWVVRYWQSARKAGLPVPEDVADFYRDFEWMGAQRHIKVLGIFARLYHRDGKDGYLKDMPLVMDYLRRVCDRYIELKPMLRLLDQLAGVELKAGYTF
- the murU gene encoding N-acetylmuramate alpha-1-phosphate uridylyltransferase MurU; translation: MKAMILAAGRGERMRPLTDHTPKPLLLVGGKPLIVWHLERLSTLGFKDVVINHAYLGEQIEQALGNGSVWGLNIQYSPESIALETAGGIANALPLLGDTPFLVVNGDVFTDIHFDRLSLSSPNLAHLVMVDNPPQHPHGDFAVSSGKVAEAGARKLTFSGVGVYHPTLFVGIQRGQPAKLAPLLKAAMSNGLVSGEYYQGVWHDIGTPERLHQLDELINFSSL
- a CDS encoding class I SAM-dependent methyltransferase; this translates as MALPQLSWDMNFLKNNPVFQDRHYGIPEEVKAIHYPIRLVRYWFMYHFLRNQSKQVAVMDVCEIGVDVGQMLGFVKGAAANGGEQVEFASWDAVDVIVQKELLIKAGYGQFYEVNLESPEFSLSDKTYDAMILLHVLEHLFEPEVLVKKLMKNLKPGGIMIGGFPSLPKCLEAKREAKIRPSAKKYGHVSVFSPARVRNMAAESGLQVELLSGAFFMRKKGFFLENYQWWFKFNLWFGGMFPSWPGETYWVLRKPK
- a CDS encoding aminopeptidase P N-terminal domain-containing protein, which translates into the protein MGEGVAVIPTSHELIRNRDSHYPFRFDSYFYYLSAFKEPESVLFVVAGANPKTILFCRDKDMEREIWDGFRYGPTAAVTEFGIDEAYSIQQLDEMAPKLLANQSKLFYNLGADAAWDGRVTAWMNALRSQARTGLSAPDAVVDVRKHLDEMRLHKSQYEIDTMRQSANIAAAAHQRAMQFTKPGMMEYQVEAEFLHEFYRSGAQAPAYTSIVAGGANACTLHYNANNAKLNHGDLLLIDAGCELDGYASDITRTFPVSGQFSAAQKDLYELVLASQAAAISKVSPMNHWNAPHEAALDVLIRGFIDFGLCKGSAEEVLETGSYRQFYMHRTGHWLGLDVHDAGEYKDKLGSWKMLAPGMTLTVEPGCYVRPADNVPEHFWNIGIRIEDDVVVTEGGCEVMTHAAPKTVAEIEDLMRHD
- a CDS encoding FAD-dependent monooxygenase; this encodes MTEPVVIVGGGPVGATLALTLQHKGIAVTMLEARAEGAAYQDQRALALSYGSRTILEKLGVWEKLERQATAINTIHISQRGSFGRSLLKAQDHDLPALGYVLSYGVLARALDEALAEFTGVTIIAEAEATHIDPGLEKAAVAFNHQGQSHLLNSSLLVLADGGRSLGDIAGIQRETKMYGHDALVTKVKCELPHHNIAYERFTPMGPVALLPNGEDFSLVWTGKQAEVAKVMALEDADFLSQLHQHFGDRVGHFLSVGKRLTFPLKLSQLNPVTAPHLVVIGNAAQTMHPVAGQGFNVGLRDACELAQLIAATEPISWGQDAMMRAYQRSRKTDTQRGLMFTDFLVNLFSNDLVGVSGLRGMSLGMLHLLKPVKSRLVRKMSFGSRG
- a CDS encoding UbiH/UbiF family hydroxylase produces the protein MQSTIKQYDVVIVGASLVGASAAVALSKQGLRVALVDKKTPIPSAIKAEAWDSRIYAISPGNAEWLKALGVWHHMDARRVTPIEAMHIWGDTNPDPLAFNAEEAFTNNIGYILESNALQQAIWDELKTLEVDVFIGEGASLDLSDQEAHLALIDGTQLSAKLLVGADGGSSWVRENAGLSQHKTFYEHVGVVANFEVTLPHQNIARQWFVEDGILAWLPLAGNKISMVFSTKHSEKLMALTPEGLAEFIEQTGGHVLGKMRVITPAQAFPLIKQKASALIANRLALVGDAAHQVHPMAGQGVNLGFRDAIELAQVLADRNPFADIGDQFVLRRYERARKADVLSMQSLTHGLYGAFDSKQALVRVARNWGLSLPNKHPILKRALMKQALI